From a region of the Paenibacillus sp. FSL R10-2734 genome:
- a CDS encoding beta-glucoside-specific PTS transporter subunit IIABC, translated as MAGKYESLAKTIIDNVGGKSNVVSLAHCVTRLRFKLKDEGKANTEILKKTDGVLAVIQSGGQYQVVIGNHVPDVFKEVMAGLGLSIAPSNDVEQEAEPEKKQNLLNRFIDMISGLFTPILSVLIATGILKGVLALLSAIGVLEKTGGTYQMLYAIGDSVMYFLPIFLGLTAAKKFKVSEFTGIAIGAAMIYPAIITAAAGEGVSKLFVGTLFESKVIFDFLGIPVMLLNYSSTVVPVIVAVWFASKIEKWAKKISPSVIKMFFVPLVTLIITIPLTLIVIGPITTWASNLIGQGSLALGDFSPILFGLLLGGFWQVFVMFGLHWGIIPIAINNIMTLGNDTILPAIFSATFAQTAVVLAMYFKTKDKKLKAIAIPAMFSGIFGVTEPAIYGITLPRKKPFIISCIAAAVGGAGAMTLGLKLYGLSGMGIFGFAGYIDTASNSITQVIEMAGVSVVTIVIAFVITYILYKDDVPAVVTEATVTGSVNSTPATVTSTDATEVVEATLQLQEAIIGSPLQGKVVKLADVDDEAFSSEAMGKGIAILPTEGKLYAPADALVETVYWSGHAIILTLDSGAQLMVHIGKDTVKMKGDGFSTKVKAGDRVTKGQLLIEFDIDKIKKAGYSIVTPLIIVNTFDYKEVNGLNDTTVNYTDDLIQVIPN; from the coding sequence ATGGCAGGTAAATACGAATCCCTTGCAAAGACAATTATTGATAATGTAGGTGGAAAAAGTAATGTGGTATCTCTGGCACACTGTGTTACGAGACTACGGTTCAAATTGAAAGATGAGGGTAAAGCGAATACGGAAATATTGAAAAAAACGGATGGTGTTCTGGCAGTGATCCAGAGTGGTGGGCAATATCAAGTCGTTATTGGCAATCACGTTCCAGATGTATTTAAAGAAGTTATGGCGGGTCTTGGACTTAGCATTGCTCCATCGAATGATGTAGAACAAGAGGCAGAACCTGAGAAGAAGCAGAACCTGCTTAATCGGTTTATTGATATGATCTCTGGATTATTCACTCCAATTCTGAGTGTATTAATTGCTACAGGTATTCTCAAGGGTGTACTTGCGCTTCTGAGTGCAATTGGTGTATTAGAGAAAACCGGTGGGACATACCAGATGTTATATGCCATTGGCGATTCTGTAATGTACTTCCTGCCTATATTCCTAGGCCTTACAGCTGCGAAGAAATTTAAGGTTAGTGAATTTACTGGGATTGCTATCGGTGCAGCTATGATCTATCCAGCAATCATCACTGCTGCTGCTGGTGAAGGGGTTTCAAAGTTATTTGTCGGAACCTTATTTGAATCCAAAGTGATTTTTGACTTCTTGGGCATTCCAGTTATGCTGCTGAATTATTCATCCACAGTAGTACCTGTCATTGTTGCTGTATGGTTTGCTTCTAAGATCGAGAAATGGGCCAAGAAAATTTCTCCAAGCGTCATAAAAATGTTCTTCGTACCGCTAGTAACTTTGATTATTACGATTCCTTTAACGTTAATTGTCATTGGACCGATTACAACATGGGCTTCTAATTTGATTGGTCAAGGTTCACTTGCGCTCGGTGATTTCAGTCCAATTCTCTTTGGTCTATTGCTCGGAGGTTTCTGGCAAGTATTCGTAATGTTCGGATTACACTGGGGAATCATCCCAATTGCCATTAACAATATAATGACATTAGGGAATGACACCATTCTTCCTGCTATATTCAGTGCAACTTTTGCACAGACGGCGGTTGTACTCGCGATGTACTTCAAGACAAAAGATAAAAAATTAAAAGCAATAGCTATTCCAGCAATGTTCTCCGGTATCTTTGGTGTAACTGAGCCTGCGATCTATGGTATAACATTACCGCGTAAGAAGCCGTTTATTATTAGCTGTATTGCGGCAGCAGTTGGTGGAGCGGGTGCCATGACATTAGGACTTAAATTGTACGGTTTGAGTGGAATGGGAATCTTCGGTTTCGCTGGGTACATTGATACTGCAAGCAATTCCATAACACAGGTAATTGAGATGGCTGGTGTGTCTGTAGTTACGATTGTGATTGCGTTTGTGATTACGTATATCTTGTACAAAGATGATGTACCTGCTGTAGTAACAGAAGCTACTGTAACCGGATCGGTGAATAGTACTCCAGCAACAGTAACTTCAACGGATGCTACAGAAGTTGTAGAGGCTACATTACAATTACAAGAGGCGATTATTGGTAGTCCTCTGCAAGGTAAAGTCGTTAAGCTAGCGGATGTGGATGATGAAGCCTTCTCATCTGAGGCCATGGGTAAAGGTATTGCAATCCTGCCAACAGAAGGTAAGTTATATGCTCCAGCAGATGCGTTGGTTGAGACGGTGTATTGGTCAGGCCATGCGATTATATTAACGCTTGACAGTGGTGCGCAATTGATGGTTCATATCGGTAAGGACACTGTGAAAATGAAAGGTGACGGATTCTCTACTAAGGTTAAAGCTGGGGATCGTGTGACGAAGGGTCAGCTATTAATTGAGTTTGATATAGACAAAATTAAAAAAGCAGGCTATTCCATTGTTACGCCGCTCATTATTGTGAACACGTTTGATTATAAGGAAGTTAATGGTTTAAATGATACGACAGTCAACTATACTGATGACCTTATTCAGGTAATCCCGAACTAA
- a CDS encoding AraC family transcriptional regulator, protein MERGVYEINRMSESFPLKIFSHRVVQKMNPKIPRHWHRSIEILYILGGDMTLWVNGETKNLKHGDVEIIHSGIPHEYQFVGKRAGCSMLFAYDFLKEIYPEIDNIRFVLDRTHDSYQKLIKALDTSLHIFHNRDEFYNLLLHSEMYEILHTLLLNFKVEKEAAPEIYSEKYAERYKRIISYINEHYPENLTLGRIAQEFGFSDEHFSRSFKKYMKIGYKEYLTRIRLYYARNLVVESDLTMTDIANECGFGDNKSFIRDFKEIYETTPLQYRFRSKDSTSVVDYTKAHFTTN, encoded by the coding sequence ATGGAACGTGGTGTTTATGAGATCAATCGTATGTCAGAGAGTTTTCCACTGAAAATTTTTTCACATCGAGTCGTGCAAAAGATGAATCCCAAGATCCCCAGACACTGGCATCGCAGTATAGAAATTCTTTATATTCTTGGTGGAGATATGACACTTTGGGTAAATGGAGAGACCAAAAATTTGAAACATGGAGACGTTGAGATTATTCATAGTGGTATACCACATGAATATCAGTTTGTTGGCAAGCGGGCAGGCTGTTCCATGCTGTTTGCGTATGATTTTCTGAAGGAGATCTATCCGGAAATTGATAACATTCGCTTTGTTCTCGATCGTACACATGACAGTTATCAGAAGCTAATCAAGGCACTAGATACCTCACTTCATATTTTTCACAATCGGGATGAATTTTATAATTTACTGCTCCATAGTGAAATGTATGAGATATTGCACACATTACTGCTGAACTTCAAGGTAGAGAAAGAAGCGGCGCCAGAGATCTATTCGGAAAAATACGCTGAGCGATATAAAAGAATAATCTCATATATTAATGAGCACTACCCTGAAAATTTGACTTTAGGGCGAATAGCGCAAGAGTTTGGCTTCAGTGATGAGCATTTCTCAAGAAGCTTCAAAAAATATATGAAAATAGGTTACAAAGAATATTTGACCCGTATTCGCTTGTATTATGCACGAAATCTGGTGGTGGAGTCCGACTTAACGATGACTGATATTGCAAATGAATGTGGCTTTGGAGATAATAAGTCCTTTATCCGCGATTTCAAAGAAATTTATGAGACGACACCGCTACAGTACCGATTTCGAAGTAAAGATAGCACTAGTGTTGTTGATTATACGAAAGCACATTTTACAACGAACTAG
- a CDS encoding methyl-accepting chemotaxis protein, with product MHIKNLHAFIATLPNFLEVLGEDVAVAVAVIDVPTMNVLAKADGIKLKTSFEVGMKVDVNEGIEKVIRSKKSFVSLTPPHAYGLPAKGMVTPVLDEQSEVAGIVILVKNLELENNIQEVASTLLSSMSQLNEGIGDIASSSQDLSGFINKTLVFSEQSNNNIHEIDGIIQSIKNVSSQTQLLSLNARIEAARAGEAGSGFNFVAQEMSKLSNMSQHSAEKVEALLKEMNLAIKTITEQIVKTSLSSESQAAATEEIAAMSADVVFNTNKLSEMCKLSSFEDVVGKE from the coding sequence ATGCACATCAAAAATCTTCATGCCTTTATTGCAACACTTCCTAATTTTTTAGAGGTGTTGGGGGAGGACGTTGCAGTTGCAGTTGCAGTTATCGACGTTCCTACAATGAATGTTTTAGCAAAGGCAGATGGAATTAAGCTGAAAACCAGTTTCGAGGTTGGAATGAAAGTTGATGTTAACGAAGGAATTGAAAAAGTAATAAGGTCAAAAAAATCTTTCGTTTCGCTCACTCCGCCTCACGCCTATGGCTTACCTGCCAAAGGGATGGTAACTCCTGTTCTCGATGAGCAATCTGAGGTTGCCGGGATTGTAATTCTGGTCAAAAACTTGGAGCTAGAGAACAACATACAAGAAGTTGCGTCAACCTTACTTTCTTCAATGTCTCAGTTGAATGAGGGGATTGGAGACATTGCTTCAAGTAGCCAGGATTTATCTGGTTTTATTAATAAGACATTGGTTTTCAGTGAACAGAGCAATAATAATATCCACGAAATTGATGGAATTATTCAATCCATTAAGAACGTTTCCTCGCAGACACAGCTTCTTTCATTGAATGCCCGGATTGAGGCGGCAAGAGCGGGTGAAGCGGGCAGCGGCTTTAATTTTGTCGCCCAAGAAATGAGTAAATTGTCTAACATGAGTCAGCATTCAGCCGAAAAAGTTGAAGCCTTGCTCAAAGAAATGAATCTTGCGATTAAGACGATCACCGAACAGATTGTCAAAACAAGCCTGTCCTCGGAGAGTCAGGCGGCAGCTACAGAGGAAATTGCGGCGATGTCAGCAGACGTAGTTTTTAATACAAATAAGCTTTCTGAAATGTGTAAATTAAGCTCCTTTGAAGACGTTGTAGGTAAAGAGTGA
- a CDS encoding acetyl-CoA carboxylase carboxyltransferase subunit alpha, translating to MSYELPFERPLIELKRQINELKSFAVEKKYDLREAVQRLEDRYNKVEEEIYKSLSAYQRLQIARHPMRPSTLDYFNRIFEKFIELHGDRLFGDDDAIVGGLARFNGNTVTVIGHQKGKDMKDNLKRNFGMPHPEGYRKALRLMKQAEKFKRPIITFIDTPGAYPGMAAEERGQSGAIAINLLEMSKLRVPIINIVIGEGGSGGALALGVGDRLLMLENALYAVASPNAAASILLKDAGRVSEVTEALKITSNDLMEYGIIDEIIPEPSGGAHKDFEVQADTIKKYINKHLNYVNEIPVDDLVNARIEKLLHIGRYLEVSESSVELMI from the coding sequence ATGTCATATGAACTGCCATTTGAACGGCCATTAATAGAATTAAAAAGACAGATTAATGAACTTAAATCATTTGCTGTTGAAAAAAAATATGATTTAAGGGAAGCAGTTCAAAGATTAGAAGATCGCTATAACAAGGTTGAAGAAGAGATATACAAGAGTTTATCGGCCTATCAAAGGTTGCAAATTGCTAGACATCCAATGAGACCATCGACTTTAGATTACTTTAATAGAATATTTGAAAAATTCATTGAATTACATGGTGATAGATTATTTGGTGATGATGATGCTATTGTTGGCGGGTTGGCTAGATTTAATGGAAATACGGTCACTGTAATTGGTCATCAAAAAGGTAAAGATATGAAAGATAATTTAAAACGGAATTTTGGTATGCCCCACCCAGAAGGATACCGCAAGGCTTTAAGATTAATGAAACAAGCTGAGAAATTTAAAAGACCAATAATTACGTTTATTGATACTCCTGGTGCTTATCCCGGGATGGCTGCCGAAGAGCGGGGGCAATCTGGAGCAATAGCAATAAATCTTCTTGAAATGTCGAAGTTAAGGGTTCCAATTATAAATATTGTCATTGGTGAGGGAGGAAGCGGAGGTGCTTTAGCCTTAGGTGTTGGAGATCGATTGTTAATGCTGGAAAACGCATTATATGCTGTGGCATCTCCAAATGCTGCTGCGTCAATATTATTGAAGGATGCAGGGAGGGTGTCAGAAGTCACTGAAGCTTTAAAAATAACTTCTAACGATCTAATGGAGTACGGAATAATTGATGAAATTATTCCCGAACCAAGTGGTGGGGCACACAAGGATTTTGAAGTCCAAGCAGATACCATTAAAAAATATATTAATAAACATCTCAATTATGTAAATGAAATTCCAGTTGATGACTTGGTAAATGCCAGAATAGAAAAGTTACTCCATATCGGTAGATATTTAGAAGTAAGTGAGAGCTCGGTAGAGTTAATGATCTGA
- the accD gene encoding acetyl-CoA carboxylase, carboxyltransferase subunit beta: MSFRDFITNKKKYAVVPQRQEIKRKRENVIPNGLMKKCPKCNSILYTKELEKNLNVCSSCSYHFRLTARERISFFLDEGILKEIDGALTSDDPLNFVGYKEKLSKAKQSSGLNDAIITGEGKLGGFPVSIALLSYDFFTGTMGSVVGEKIVRAVNRAQELKVPLIICSTSGGARMQESIFSLMQMAKTSAAIGRFSDSGGLYISIITDQTFGGVSASFAMLGDYIFAETGATFGFAGRIVIEQTIQQKLPPDFQSAEFYLEHGQIDGVIHRRNLRDSIIDIIDLHINSNGTTKS; the protein is encoded by the coding sequence ATTTCATTCAGAGATTTTATTACCAATAAAAAAAAATATGCCGTTGTACCACAACGTCAAGAGATTAAAAGAAAAAGAGAAAATGTTATTCCTAACGGTTTAATGAAAAAGTGCCCGAAATGTAATTCTATCCTCTATACAAAGGAATTGGAGAAGAATCTAAATGTGTGTAGCTCATGCAGCTATCATTTTCGTTTAACTGCCAGAGAGAGAATATCATTTTTTTTAGATGAGGGTATATTGAAGGAAATTGATGGAGCTTTGACTTCTGATGATCCGCTTAATTTTGTAGGGTATAAGGAGAAACTTAGTAAAGCCAAACAATCATCCGGGTTAAATGACGCAATCATAACAGGTGAGGGTAAACTTGGAGGTTTCCCTGTGAGTATCGCTTTGCTAAGTTATGACTTTTTTACAGGCACGATGGGTTCAGTAGTAGGAGAAAAAATTGTTAGAGCTGTAAATAGAGCACAGGAGTTAAAAGTTCCATTAATTATCTGTTCTACCTCTGGTGGAGCCCGAATGCAGGAAAGCATTTTTAGTTTAATGCAAATGGCGAAAACAAGCGCTGCAATTGGGCGATTTAGCGACTCAGGCGGATTATACATTTCAATTATTACTGATCAAACATTTGGTGGTGTTTCTGCTAGTTTCGCGATGTTAGGGGATTATATCTTTGCTGAAACAGGTGCTACATTTGGATTTGCGGGGCGGATAGTCATTGAGCAAACCATCCAACAAAAACTTCCACCAGACTTCCAATCCGCTGAATTTTATCTAGAACATGGTCAAATAGATGGTGTAATTCATAGGAGAAATCTAAGAGATTCAATAATTGATATTATAGATTTACATATTAATTCAAACGGCACAACAAAATCTTAA
- a CDS encoding magnesium transporter CorA family protein, whose amino-acid sequence MVLTTYKSARNGMLEIRDKFEKNCWINITAPSKEEIQEVSQLYNIPIEFLEDPLDLEESARIQYDEDTNCTLIINDFPIIDVNNQQFVSYITIPIGIILGKDYIVTVCNQSTSPLENLIKKNVNTTMKNRFALEVLLSIATQYIEKLKLLNKQRLKIESHLRDSLTNKQLYDLMDIEKSLVYFLTSLRANADVVTKIFRYNSVKLYEDDKDLLEDVRIEINQGIETTELYTRILDSITGSYSSLISNELNNTMKTLTIFTVFLTLPTLVFSFFGMNVVLPIADKDPISWIITLIIALILVIWIGLTLWRKKIF is encoded by the coding sequence ATGGTGTTGACTACCTATAAATCCGCTCGTAATGGAATGCTGGAAATCAGAGATAAATTCGAAAAGAATTGCTGGATAAATATTACCGCACCGTCAAAAGAAGAAATTCAAGAGGTATCTCAACTTTATAATATCCCAATCGAATTTTTAGAAGATCCTTTAGATTTAGAAGAAAGTGCTCGGATTCAATATGACGAAGATACGAATTGCACATTAATTATTAATGATTTTCCTATTATTGACGTTAATAACCAACAATTTGTTTCTTATATTACCATTCCTATTGGTATTATTTTAGGAAAGGATTACATTGTTACGGTTTGCAACCAATCAACAAGCCCTTTAGAAAATTTAATCAAGAAGAATGTTAACACCACTATGAAAAATCGTTTTGCATTAGAGGTATTATTGTCAATCGCAACTCAATATATAGAAAAATTAAAATTACTTAACAAACAACGCCTAAAAATAGAGAGTCATTTGCGTGATTCATTAACGAACAAGCAACTTTACGACCTAATGGATATTGAGAAAAGTTTAGTTTATTTTCTCACATCATTAAGGGCTAATGCGGATGTAGTCACCAAAATATTCCGTTACAATTCCGTAAAGTTATATGAGGATGACAAAGATCTTTTAGAAGATGTAAGAATTGAAATTAATCAAGGTATTGAGACCACAGAATTATATACAAGAATTTTGGACAGTATTACGGGGTCATATTCTTCACTAATATCAAATGAATTGAATAATACAATGAAGACTCTTACGATATTTACAGTTTTTTTAACTCTGCCTACACTTGTATTTAGTTTCTTTGGTATGAATGTGGTCTTACCTATTGCTGATAAGGATCCTATCTCTTGGATTATCACATTGATAATAGCATTGATTCTGGTTATTTGGATCGGATTGACACTATGGAGAAAGAAGATATTTTAA
- a CDS encoding CocE/NonD family hydrolase — MNKFLGRPDLKPTHPNDTKPGLNNIVMTTAHYGNQEVIMEKDVPLKMRDGVTVYVNVFRPNKPGKFPVVMSMDPYNKDGLPPYEIFRQVWPTVGTIVTSLYAPFESPDPGYWVPNDYVLVKIATRGSSNSEGDLYPWTKTETEDYYEIIEWAGVQEWSDGNVGLNGVSYLAMTQWRVAAMNPPHLKAIIPWEGTSDLYREWYFHGGIPETLFSSDFEKLHHTRWPNNNIEPMVAEQKEHPLLDEHWEEREVTLSDIKVPMFVAASWSTQGLHNRGTFEGYKQSSSDNKWLLVHNRKEWETYYLRESLEQQKDFFDYFLKGIENDWMDTPRVRYEVPEKFYKGHIRNANEWPIPQTKYSEYYLNGEEMSLQQTPVQNDSKLTYIAEPGQTQNSDLRFKFTADEDMEVTGNMKLKLWVSTDDTDDMDLFVGVKKYDKRGNEVFMPDFNHLENGQVSSGWLRVSHRELDTEKSTPSQPVLKHKRLLKLNEGEIVPVEIEILPSSVFLKSGESLVLVLKGSDLVVDDNPTISRGYEHKDTVNKGTHKVYTGGQYDSFLLVPVIPLRD; from the coding sequence ATGAACAAATTTCTAGGCCGACCTGATCTGAAACCAACACATCCCAATGACACTAAACCAGGCTTGAACAACATAGTCATGACTACTGCGCATTACGGTAATCAAGAAGTCATCATGGAAAAAGATGTTCCCCTCAAAATGCGGGATGGGGTCACTGTCTACGTCAATGTATTCCGTCCGAACAAGCCTGGGAAGTTCCCAGTGGTTATGAGCATGGATCCATATAATAAAGATGGTCTACCTCCTTATGAAATATTTCGTCAAGTATGGCCTACAGTAGGTACGATCGTTACCTCTCTTTATGCGCCATTTGAGTCACCGGATCCAGGTTACTGGGTGCCAAACGATTATGTATTGGTTAAAATCGCAACGCGCGGCAGTTCAAATTCCGAAGGTGACCTTTATCCTTGGACGAAAACGGAAACGGAAGATTATTATGAAATCATCGAATGGGCTGGCGTTCAGGAGTGGAGCGATGGCAACGTAGGTCTAAACGGTGTATCCTATCTAGCTATGACGCAATGGCGGGTAGCTGCTATGAATCCGCCTCATTTGAAAGCGATCATCCCTTGGGAAGGAACTTCTGACCTGTACCGGGAATGGTACTTCCACGGTGGAATACCAGAAACCTTGTTCTCCTCTGATTTCGAGAAGTTGCATCATACCCGCTGGCCAAATAACAACATCGAACCTATGGTAGCGGAACAAAAAGAACATCCGTTACTCGATGAGCATTGGGAAGAAAGAGAAGTTACATTGTCCGATATCAAGGTACCTATGTTTGTTGCCGCGAGCTGGTCCACCCAAGGGTTGCATAACCGCGGAACCTTTGAAGGCTATAAACAGTCTTCATCCGATAACAAGTGGTTGCTGGTTCATAACCGCAAAGAATGGGAAACCTACTATTTGCGTGAATCGCTGGAACAGCAGAAGGATTTCTTCGATTATTTCCTGAAGGGCATTGAGAATGATTGGATGGATACACCTCGGGTACGTTATGAGGTTCCTGAGAAATTTTATAAGGGACATATTCGCAATGCGAATGAATGGCCGATTCCACAAACCAAATATTCCGAATATTATTTGAATGGCGAAGAAATGTCCTTGCAACAAACACCTGTTCAGAACGATTCCAAACTCACTTATATTGCTGAGCCTGGTCAGACTCAAAACAGTGATTTGCGGTTTAAATTTACAGCCGACGAGGACATGGAAGTCACCGGTAATATGAAGCTTAAGCTGTGGGTCTCCACGGATGACACGGATGATATGGATCTATTTGTAGGTGTTAAGAAATACGACAAACGCGGCAATGAAGTATTCATGCCTGACTTTAACCATCTTGAAAATGGTCAGGTGTCTAGCGGATGGCTAAGAGTTTCCCATAGAGAGCTGGATACTGAGAAATCTACTCCATCTCAACCTGTACTTAAGCACAAGAGATTGTTGAAGCTTAACGAAGGCGAGATCGTGCCAGTAGAAATTGAAATATTGCCTTCAAGCGTATTCCTCAAGAGTGGGGAAAGTCTGGTGTTAGTCCTAAAAGGCAGCGACCTCGTTGTCGATGACAACCCAACAATCTCAAGAGGTTATGAACACAAAGATACAGTGAACAAAGGAACGCATAAGGTTTATACTGGTGGACAGTATGATTCTTTCCTTCTGGTACCAGTAATTCCCTTGAGAGATTAG
- a CDS encoding TetR/AcrR family transcriptional regulator gives MANNNLDLRVIRTKESIRQALVELINEKGFDALTVKDITTKANINRGTFYAHYQDKFDLMTKCEEEIMLDMSTITKQKYPSVIAALETDSETLMPFSFTVSLFEYLNLNSGFMKAVLGPKGDLTFQTRWKEFMWKTLYGNNPTAFMKEENLLVPGQYLAAYMGTAIIGVIQKWLESGTKESPLEMARILTTLTVNGPLFAAGLKK, from the coding sequence TTGGCTAATAATAATCTTGATTTACGTGTCATTCGGACAAAGGAATCGATTCGACAAGCACTTGTAGAGTTAATTAATGAAAAAGGTTTTGATGCACTTACAGTTAAAGACATAACAACTAAGGCGAATATTAATAGAGGTACATTTTATGCGCACTATCAAGACAAATTTGATTTAATGACTAAATGTGAGGAAGAAATTATGCTTGATATGTCCACAATTACTAAGCAAAAATACCCAAGTGTTATAGCCGCACTCGAAACTGACTCTGAGACGTTAATGCCATTCTCCTTTACCGTTTCATTATTTGAGTATTTAAATTTAAATAGTGGATTTATGAAAGCTGTGTTAGGTCCAAAAGGGGATTTAACATTTCAAACAAGATGGAAGGAATTCATGTGGAAAACACTCTATGGAAATAATCCAACCGCATTTATGAAGGAAGAAAATCTTCTTGTTCCAGGGCAATATTTAGCTGCTTATATGGGAACTGCAATCATAGGGGTTATTCAAAAATGGCTCGAAAGTGGCACGAAAGAATCCCCTCTAGAAATGGCTCGTATCCTAACTACCCTTACGGTTAATGGTCCCTTATTTGCAGCTGGTTTAAAAAAATAA
- a CDS encoding thiolase family protein — protein sequence MEQKLARSVSIIGTSTLPQRYFDDPMYEGLSIYELWACACHQAMEDAGVKPRDVDKIVYSQMANYVTAGNVLGMVGTLEEWIGLAGKPIIHIEQACASGYIAFMEACNAVASGKCDIVLVAGIETPKHFNARNQPAHMIRPIAEYEEWWSPGRALFDTTYYRFDGVSDNLLTDEQARLYMKNYGVSEETIDDTYNAMAVNLRRNASRNPRAAERREFAEIAKENGFDDVMEYMRSEEHNRKITRFIRKRGSVLHNVAAGAIVVCSSDIAKKFSQKPIEVIDFASSSNTQRFPYCFHQMNVDVRDALYKDDIDPNELDLMITTVMTSGEQLDSAEVFGYLPEGKGYQYELDGRTCFDGDKPINPHGGDLSFGHAFGASGINMLSEAILQMRGEAGDCQVQKDVQKCLVRGMGGGHTTVGIILEKK from the coding sequence ATGGAACAAAAACTTGCACGCTCTGTCTCAATTATCGGTACCAGCACTCTTCCTCAGAGGTACTTTGATGATCCTATGTATGAAGGCCTTTCCATTTATGAACTTTGGGCTTGTGCCTGTCATCAGGCAATGGAGGACGCCGGGGTTAAACCTCGCGACGTTGATAAAATAGTATATTCACAGATGGCCAATTATGTAACTGCTGGTAATGTGCTAGGCATGGTAGGAACTCTGGAGGAATGGATCGGTCTGGCTGGAAAGCCTATCATTCATATCGAACAGGCTTGCGCCAGCGGCTATATTGCTTTTATGGAAGCATGTAATGCTGTTGCATCTGGCAAATGTGACATTGTCTTGGTTGCAGGAATTGAAACCCCGAAACACTTCAATGCAAGAAATCAACCAGCACATATGATACGTCCTATTGCTGAGTATGAAGAGTGGTGGTCACCAGGTAGAGCTTTGTTTGACACTACTTATTATCGTTTTGACGGTGTTAGCGATAACTTGCTTACTGATGAGCAGGCAAGACTCTATATGAAGAATTATGGCGTTTCTGAAGAAACCATTGATGACACCTATAACGCTATGGCAGTCAATCTTCGTCGTAATGCTTCGCGGAACCCTCGTGCCGCTGAAAGACGTGAGTTTGCAGAAATCGCTAAAGAAAATGGTTTTGACGATGTTATGGAATACATGAGATCTGAGGAGCACAATCGTAAGATCACTCGCTTTATTCGCAAAAGAGGCAGTGTTCTTCACAATGTAGCTGCCGGAGCTATCGTTGTGTGTTCTTCTGATATCGCTAAGAAGTTTAGTCAGAAACCGATTGAGGTTATCGACTTCGCGAGCTCATCTAATACACAGAGATTCCCTTACTGTTTCCATCAGATGAATGTAGATGTTCGTGATGCCCTTTACAAAGACGACATTGATCCTAATGAACTTGATTTAATGATTACTACAGTTATGACTTCGGGTGAGCAGCTCGATAGCGCTGAAGTATTTGGTTATCTGCCTGAAGGTAAGGGTTACCAGTATGAATTAGATGGTAGAACCTGTTTCGATGGGGATAAGCCTATTAACCCGCACGGTGGCGACCTTAGCTTTGGTCATGCCTTTGGTGCTTCTGGCATCAATATGCTTAGCGAAGCTATTCTCCAAATGCGCGGCGAAGCTGGAGACTGTCAAGTCCAAAAAGATGTACAAAAATGCTTGGTACGCGGCATGGGTGGCGGTCACACCACTGTTGGTATCATCCTTGAGAAAAAGTAA
- a CDS encoding zinc ribbon domain-containing protein, with protein sequence MFKLRPILKTYYDALEEGKVLGMKCQECGDVVWRPLPTCQKCGSTDLEWFDMGDEAVIDEIIFENTNLKGDYTFTKANQNFVNKEPYCISIGHFEDGNQFHAALYGVNEDNVDELISSLPLTAKVEFIQMDGGFKSVGFRIKN encoded by the coding sequence ATGTTTAAACTGCGGCCAATTTTGAAAACTTATTATGATGCACTGGAAGAAGGCAAAGTTCTAGGCATGAAATGCCAGGAATGTGGAGATGTTGTATGGCGTCCCCTGCCTACCTGTCAGAAGTGCGGCAGCACTGATTTAGAATGGTTTGATATGGGTGATGAAGCCGTTATCGATGAAATCATCTTTGAAAATACCAATCTGAAGGGCGATTATACCTTCACAAAAGCTAATCAGAATTTCGTAAATAAAGAGCCCTACTGCATTAGCATTGGACACTTCGAAGACGGAAATCAATTTCATGCTGCATTATATGGTGTAAACGAAGATAATGTGGATGAACTGATCAGCTCGTTGCCTCTTACCGCCAAGGTAGAGTTTATTCAGATGGACGGTGGCTTCAAATCCGTTGGATTCAGAATCAAAAATTAG